Proteins from a single region of Fibrobacter sp. UWB5:
- a CDS encoding MATE family efflux transporter: MSKTFLSKKFLSLLVSGTVYMIVVPILLLSDSVIAGLVLGETSVAGISLVTPAYSLAAFFGGILSIGVPILYNRAMGEFDQAKATQYFRVGLTAAVSIGVLLFLAFTLLGDTYLHFFEATPAVFEQAKQYFFWYKLTILILPLFLLMCEAVFSDGDDTISTIAGIVQLVVNIALSIVLAKSMGIEGIALGSFIGTALALLVTSLHLFKKGNSLKIGFHFSIAKIFHIAKYSTIDASTYLFFACFAVIVEKYITFAFGSEMLIIASVIFFAKEFQIIFDGIGEAITPLINIYLGEESYRGIKNCYKIAQKAAVVEGVLMTAIIAAAAPLIVKIYGIENPEIAKDAINGARIIALGLTGTSLLYLLSSYYLLIDKIFLGALLCGLRDVIVAAPLLFILGEKFGIYGFFVGIALSTILAYIFSTLFIRTKYGKENYPLLLADKEKQLNYRFYELKLEPELIIDIQKQVERYLQENGISKKIIAKVKLLIEELFMLIYEKNGNATTYAECSVFIREDGIQIITKDDGVLFDLSSDDVIAGSITEFMVSGYMEKMKNNKMYLTTMSYNRNTFKVKFEA, from the coding sequence ATGAGCAAGACATTTCTGTCTAAAAAGTTTCTTTCGCTACTGGTTTCGGGAACAGTCTACATGATTGTCGTTCCAATCCTGTTGCTGTCGGATTCCGTGATTGCAGGCCTTGTCTTAGGAGAAACGAGCGTCGCCGGCATCAGCCTTGTAACCCCCGCATATTCCCTAGCCGCCTTTTTTGGCGGAATCCTTTCGATTGGCGTTCCCATCTTGTACAACCGCGCCATGGGAGAATTTGATCAAGCGAAAGCAACCCAGTATTTCAGGGTCGGATTGACCGCTGCTGTTAGCATAGGCGTACTCTTGTTCTTAGCCTTTACGCTGTTGGGCGATACCTATCTCCATTTTTTTGAAGCGACCCCCGCTGTTTTTGAACAGGCCAAGCAGTATTTCTTTTGGTACAAGCTAACCATTCTGATTTTGCCTTTATTCCTACTGATGTGCGAAGCCGTATTTTCAGATGGAGACGACACGATTAGCACAATCGCAGGCATCGTACAGCTAGTTGTCAACATAGCCCTCTCCATCGTCCTAGCAAAATCCATGGGCATCGAAGGAATCGCCCTGGGTTCGTTTATCGGTACCGCACTTGCACTTTTAGTGACTAGTCTCCACTTATTCAAGAAAGGAAACTCGCTAAAAATCGGATTTCACTTTTCAATTGCAAAAATTTTTCACATAGCGAAATACAGTACGATCGATGCGAGTACCTATCTATTTTTCGCCTGCTTTGCCGTGATTGTCGAAAAATACATCACATTCGCATTCGGTTCTGAAATGCTGATTATTGCCTCCGTTATTTTCTTTGCAAAAGAGTTTCAGATTATTTTTGACGGCATCGGAGAGGCCATTACCCCCCTCATCAACATCTATCTAGGCGAAGAATCCTACCGCGGCATTAAAAATTGCTACAAGATTGCGCAGAAAGCGGCTGTTGTCGAAGGAGTCTTAATGACCGCCATCATAGCGGCTGCGGCTCCACTCATCGTAAAAATTTACGGCATCGAGAATCCAGAAATCGCCAAAGATGCCATCAACGGCGCCCGCATTATTGCACTTGGGCTCACCGGAACCAGTCTTCTCTACTTGCTGTCTTCGTATTATCTGCTCATCGACAAGATTTTTCTTGGGGCGCTTCTCTGCGGATTACGCGACGTGATTGTCGCCGCACCCCTCCTATTCATTCTCGGCGAAAAATTTGGAATTTACGGATTCTTTGTCGGGATAGCCCTTTCGACTATTCTCGCCTACATCTTCTCGACGCTATTCATCCGCACCAAATACGGCAAAGAAAACTACCCTCTGCTACTTGCAGATAAAGAAAAACAACTGAACTACCGCTTTTACGAACTTAAGCTGGAACCGGAATTGATTATTGATATTCAAAAGCAGGTAGAACGATACCTTCAGGAAAATGGCATCAGCAAAAAAATCATAGCCAAAGTCAAATTGCTCATTGAAGAGCTTTTTATGCTTATTTACGAGAAAAACGGGAATGCGACTACCTATGCGGAATGTTCCGTCTTTATTCGAGAAGATGGAATACAGATTATCACCAAGGACGATGGAGTTTTATTCGACTTATCAAGCGATGATGTCATCGCGGGTTCCATAACCGAGTTCATGGTTTCGGGCTACATGGAAAAAATGAAAAATAACAAGATGTACCTCACGACCATGAGTTACAACCGTAACACATTCAAGGTAAAATTCGAGGCATAA
- a CDS encoding RND family transporter translates to MRVSRINHFFRKVGTTQIRYRWPILAILLVITVICSSGLADFALSRGEEGWFGDSDEITINTKKYEQVFGNLNGVGVLLVKQGDGDVFSEDILNVIDKIGTRLQDEIPFANRLTSIINVNIPVGNEEGFEIVKPYENGIPSDSAELAKARALVMRGNEKTNALINALVSDDGRETWISLSLHPFEGKELEEKFEGDVDEVNLAIGYKLMEIMESDEFQNKDYKLYGGGIPFDSACEDRYEIPEYGIRVLCSVGVMLLFLALFLRNFFGVFVPAITTLSAIASVFGGMALFGVKADSTLVTLPVVLGMALAVGYSVHYINMFKLQFRRTGIRKESAIKCIEECGWPVLFTVLTTMASFISFLFVDMKPLVWMGKAAALVVLAIYLYVTILIPILLSFGKNGVPDTTSKDGATKLDKVFSAWSDLVYKRKWHFIVAAALIIAAFIPGMFKITAQLDYLSISGDKVPYVQEIKKMLKTKLGNQYSYSIMISFDEEGAFKKPENMKALLELEDYVGSLSLTKWSGGKPRVTSATSILKEMNRALNEGKDSLYAVPEDEYVLAQLMELSSIEMREDFSETMDEEFRITEVSVDMTQFATEEALQNMNALKAKLAELFPNAQCTLLGDMIRYSEMSNRIVFGGLKSFGFSLIIIAIMLMLAFSSFKLGIIGMIPNVAPVILVGGVMGYFDFALDFSTVTVMPLVLGIAVDDTIHLTTHLKVRYEECGSLSRAMEATFREIGASMFLTTLILCAMFAVYLFSPLRFLMVLGLLIIVGLSSALLADYTITPALLQVSKPYGKEKEKA, encoded by the coding sequence ATGAGAGTTTCTAGAATCAATCATTTTTTTCGCAAGGTCGGAACCACCCAGATTCGTTACCGTTGGCCCATTCTAGCCATACTGCTCGTTATTACCGTAATCTGTAGTTCCGGTCTTGCCGATTTCGCTCTTTCGCGTGGCGAAGAGGGCTGGTTTGGCGATTCCGACGAAATCACCATCAATACGAAAAAATACGAACAGGTCTTCGGGAACCTGAACGGCGTCGGAGTCCTCCTCGTAAAGCAAGGCGATGGCGATGTCTTTAGCGAAGACATCCTGAATGTCATCGATAAAATCGGGACGCGGTTACAGGACGAAATTCCGTTTGCAAACAGGCTCACCTCGATTATCAATGTCAATATTCCCGTAGGTAACGAAGAAGGTTTTGAAATCGTCAAGCCTTATGAGAACGGGATCCCCTCGGACTCGGCAGAGCTCGCCAAGGCACGTGCCCTCGTGATGCGCGGGAACGAAAAAACGAACGCCCTCATCAACGCACTCGTCAGTGACGACGGACGCGAAACCTGGATTTCCTTGTCGCTCCACCCGTTCGAAGGCAAGGAACTTGAAGAGAAATTCGAAGGCGACGTAGATGAAGTCAATCTGGCTATCGGCTACAAGCTGATGGAAATTATGGAAAGCGACGAATTCCAGAACAAAGACTATAAACTGTATGGCGGAGGAATCCCGTTCGACAGCGCCTGCGAAGACCGTTACGAAATTCCCGAATACGGCATCAGGGTACTATGCAGCGTCGGCGTGATGCTTTTATTCCTGGCACTTTTCTTGCGCAATTTCTTTGGCGTTTTCGTTCCGGCAATCACTACCCTCAGTGCCATCGCCTCGGTATTTGGCGGCATGGCCCTTTTCGGAGTAAAGGCAGATTCTACGCTCGTCACTTTGCCAGTCGTTCTGGGCATGGCATTAGCCGTTGGCTATTCGGTGCATTATATAAACATGTTCAAGTTGCAATTTAGACGCACCGGCATCCGTAAAGAATCTGCCATCAAATGCATCGAAGAATGTGGTTGGCCGGTACTGTTTACAGTGCTTACGACCATGGCTTCGTTTATCAGTTTCCTGTTTGTCGACATGAAACCCCTTGTATGGATGGGTAAAGCCGCAGCTCTTGTGGTGCTCGCGATTTACCTCTATGTAACAATCCTGATTCCAATTCTACTGTCGTTCGGCAAGAACGGCGTGCCCGACACTACTAGCAAAGACGGAGCGACAAAACTGGACAAGGTATTTTCAGCCTGGTCCGATCTCGTCTATAAAAGAAAATGGCACTTTATTGTGGCTGCAGCCCTGATTATTGCAGCATTTATTCCGGGAATGTTCAAGATTACGGCGCAACTGGACTACCTGAGTATTTCGGGCGACAAGGTTCCCTATGTGCAAGAAATCAAGAAAATGCTAAAGACTAAGCTCGGAAACCAGTACAGCTATTCCATCATGATCTCTTTTGACGAAGAAGGCGCATTCAAGAAACCCGAAAACATGAAAGCACTTTTGGAACTCGAAGATTACGTAGGCTCCCTTTCGCTTACCAAGTGGTCGGGTGGAAAACCGCGCGTGACCTCGGCGACAAGCATCTTGAAAGAAATGAATCGCGCCTTGAACGAAGGCAAAGATTCGCTTTACGCCGTTCCCGAAGACGAATACGTACTTGCGCAGCTGATGGAACTTTCATCTATCGAAATGCGCGAAGACTTTAGCGAAACGATGGACGAAGAATTCAGAATTACAGAAGTCAGCGTGGACATGACCCAATTCGCTACCGAAGAAGCGCTCCAAAACATGAACGCTTTAAAGGCTAAACTCGCCGAATTGTTCCCGAACGCCCAATGCACACTGCTTGGCGACATGATCCGCTATTCCGAAATGAGCAATCGCATTGTTTTTGGCGGCCTGAAATCCTTCGGATTTTCGCTCATCATCATCGCCATCATGCTGATGCTTGCATTCTCCAGCTTCAAGCTTGGAATTATCGGCATGATTCCGAACGTGGCCCCTGTCATTTTGGTGGGCGGTGTCATGGGATACTTTGACTTTGCGCTGGACTTTAGCACTGTCACCGTAATGCCCTTGGTGCTGGGTATTGCCGTAGACGACACAATCCACTTGACCACACACTTGAAAGTCCGATACGAAGAATGCGGATCCCTATCGAGGGCGATGGAAGCGACCTTCCGCGAAATCGGGGCTTCGATGTTTTTGACCACGTTGATTCTGTGTGCGATGTTCGCCGTTTACCTGTTTAGCCCCTTGCGTTTCCTGATGGTGCTCGGTCTGCTAATCATTGTCGGCCTTTCAAGCGCCTTGCTCGCCGACTATACGATTACGCCCGCACTTCTGCAAGTGTCAAAACCGTATGGCAAAGAAAAGGAGAAAGCATGA
- a CDS encoding PP2C family protein-serine/threonine phosphatase: protein MTYEEIADTLFVEISVFTTLLTAFMLYNNIVLYKMSFKDKLSIMLVSATVLSAFDGIWHFVDGNLTYKILNYACAYIFAIAMMLGTSMFTRFSLNQFGLKMSSKKLHYALFIAPTVLTVILCLTTPWTGLVYSINEHGEIQYGIIFDYCLVPIAFMYASSPLLQSIYYLIRRRKSNAEKKFYAQCILITSLLIAGIEFIQLFILELDENYLETSLSSAIALTFFTTNVNTNRFVKNREKIVAVETDLNLAANIQTGSLPSAEGALVNHPDIIIYATMDTAKEVGGDFYDFFEIDDTHIAFVIADISGKGVPAALFSMTVKTMIKDHASMKLSTAQISTDVNRILCESNPEEMFATAWIGILDTTTRIMKFTNAGHNAPCFARKGENFEFLKNKHGLFLAGMDDTQYKESEIQLQDGDSLLIYTDGLTEAHNGSGELYGEERLLKKLNSADVRGGKAFLTQIKEDLQAFVGNAEQFDDITMLSISLR from the coding sequence ATGACCTATGAAGAAATTGCAGATACCCTGTTTGTAGAAATATCCGTTTTCACGACCTTGCTAACCGCATTCATGTTGTACAACAACATCGTACTGTACAAGATGAGTTTCAAGGACAAGCTTTCCATTATGCTTGTGTCGGCAACGGTCTTGTCTGCTTTTGACGGAATCTGGCATTTTGTAGATGGGAATCTTACATACAAGATCCTTAATTATGCCTGTGCCTATATTTTTGCAATTGCAATGATGCTTGGAACATCGATGTTTACGCGATTCTCGTTGAATCAATTTGGACTCAAGATGAGTTCAAAAAAACTGCACTACGCGCTATTTATCGCACCCACCGTTCTTACCGTTATTTTATGCCTAACGACACCTTGGACCGGCCTAGTATATTCCATCAACGAACATGGAGAAATTCAATACGGCATCATCTTTGATTATTGCTTGGTACCGATTGCTTTCATGTACGCAAGTTCACCATTGTTACAGTCCATCTATTACTTAATCCGACGCCGAAAATCAAATGCGGAAAAGAAATTCTACGCTCAATGTATTTTGATAACCTCCTTATTGATTGCAGGAATTGAGTTTATTCAGCTATTCATCTTGGAACTTGATGAAAATTATCTAGAAACCAGTCTTTCATCCGCCATCGCGCTCACCTTCTTTACAACAAACGTGAACACGAATAGATTCGTCAAGAATCGCGAGAAAATAGTGGCCGTCGAAACCGACCTGAACCTCGCCGCAAACATTCAAACAGGTTCTCTTCCTTCCGCAGAGGGCGCTCTTGTCAACCACCCCGACATAATCATCTACGCAACCATGGATACTGCCAAGGAGGTCGGCGGAGATTTTTACGATTTCTTTGAAATCGACGACACGCATATTGCATTTGTCATCGCCGATATTTCGGGCAAAGGTGTTCCCGCGGCCCTCTTCTCGATGACCGTGAAGACGATGATCAAAGACCATGCTTCGATGAAACTGTCCACGGCTCAGATCTCTACCGATGTCAACCGAATCCTGTGTGAAAGCAACCCCGAAGAAATGTTTGCCACAGCATGGATTGGCATTCTAGACACCACGACACGCATCATGAAATTCACAAATGCAGGCCACAACGCCCCCTGTTTTGCAAGAAAGGGCGAAAATTTTGAATTTTTGAAGAACAAACATGGGTTATTCCTTGCAGGCATGGACGATACACAGTACAAGGAATCCGAGATTCAATTACAGGATGGCGACAGCCTTTTAATCTATACCGACGGATTAACCGAAGCGCACAACGGCTCAGGGGAACTTTATGGCGAAGAGAGACTGCTGAAAAAACTCAATTCGGCCGATGTCCGTGGCGGCAAAGCATTCTTGACTCAGATCAAGGAAGATCTGCAAGCTTTTGTGGGAAATGCCGAACAATTCGACGACATTACCATGTTGTCCATTTCTCTCAGGTAG
- a CDS encoding amino acid adenylation domain-containing protein, with translation MAKEKFIAVHDKLTEHAQKTPDAIAVICADKELSYKELDQESDYLAASLFALIPEIRQGDFITLVLDRSFSIHIAIMGVLKTGAAFIPLTLDTPPERIAYSTNDSKSKAIITTAKIKAELLEIGKCTCKIFTLEELLAKAKKEHLKKQVVHVNPDDMAMCIYTSGSTGNPKGVTLNHRAIYEEFFPEQWIAIAQYQIHRLADISPFTFILFYTGFFYCIYAGALFYLNKENELKDLTNFSEQIKKYQLDSVIGIPSFIEILLSAADKENFESIIGLYMGGEPLSPEHAAKIFSKLPTVKIINGYGTTETCSMAVCKVLQNTTSSFTNGIPYQTKVFIVDEEGNELGPNQKGELLIQGKTLSCGYLNRPDDTAKSFIEYRGERTYKSGDLAYRTDSGEIVICGRADDMVKLNGQRIELQEIEQSILKIEAIKQTSVILKTNEKENFLVAFIVADTDISTKAIKEELSRILPPYMIPSVFVTLDKMPLNKHGKIDKQSLKTMDISFKHLNEDSSEIGIENILCSAVKKVLDLKRDPSKEDNFFELGGSSISAVELIIEIEKHHLTLTVSDIYYGKTIDRIAKKIQSNKNTDDNEKYEEQCRKKTFDIKAEQEFFLSEEEQKSGSNYVYNFSYVVTLGNQYDEKKLCEAVDKTLQKHPMMMSVFSKDETGKYSVSYRPELIKKTELWHTSEKEFNKFKEKPERPFNLFGEHLYRTKVIVTEKNKYLFVEVHHSLGDYYSCFIFAVQTFNEYYQEKSGDDFYYSYLQDLENTKKSTKYAEAKRYYESLKGDFKWCCVLEYDHTKSFGKSAYLDYDLGITLDQMNQAEKRRSTSRNELSIAAAILALSEMTGKKKICYTWTYDNRKEGKYLETIGSFEENLPIFIDLEKTDSPSKVLSEISEQILKGIFYSECLGDIFYNDELDTYTLEIIYQKQVHENTMLNLIPPEVQIEEVGLNRNAAMPFEIEVRENPSSLSLFIEYAENLYTPKQALQYAELLKKNLNLLMST, from the coding sequence ATGGCTAAAGAAAAATTTATCGCCGTACATGACAAGCTTACCGAACACGCTCAAAAGACGCCCGACGCCATCGCCGTTATCTGCGCAGACAAGGAACTTTCGTACAAGGAACTTGATCAGGAATCAGATTACTTGGCGGCATCGCTTTTCGCCCTGATCCCAGAAATCAGACAAGGGGATTTCATCACTCTTGTATTGGACAGGTCTTTCTCTATTCATATCGCCATCATGGGCGTTTTAAAAACGGGTGCGGCCTTTATCCCACTTACACTCGACACGCCTCCTGAAAGAATTGCATACAGCACCAACGATTCCAAATCGAAAGCCATCATTACAACCGCAAAAATCAAGGCGGAACTTCTAGAAATAGGCAAATGCACTTGCAAGATTTTCACACTAGAAGAACTCCTTGCTAAAGCGAAAAAAGAACATTTAAAAAAACAAGTTGTTCATGTAAACCCCGATGACATGGCAATGTGCATTTACACCTCAGGTTCTACAGGAAATCCCAAAGGGGTCACGCTTAATCACAGGGCCATTTACGAAGAATTCTTTCCAGAACAATGGATTGCCATTGCCCAATATCAAATTCATCGATTGGCCGACATATCCCCATTCACGTTCATCCTTTTTTATACAGGATTCTTTTATTGCATTTATGCAGGCGCTCTATTTTACCTTAACAAAGAAAATGAGCTTAAAGATTTAACAAATTTTTCAGAACAGATTAAGAAGTATCAACTGGATTCCGTAATCGGAATACCTTCATTCATAGAAATTCTACTTTCTGCGGCAGACAAAGAAAATTTTGAAAGCATTATTGGCCTTTACATGGGCGGAGAGCCGCTCTCTCCGGAGCATGCCGCAAAAATCTTCAGCAAACTCCCTACCGTAAAAATCATCAATGGGTACGGTACGACAGAAACTTGCTCCATGGCTGTGTGCAAGGTATTGCAAAATACAACAAGTTCCTTCACAAATGGAATTCCATACCAGACAAAAGTCTTCATCGTAGATGAAGAAGGAAACGAACTTGGACCAAACCAAAAGGGAGAACTTTTAATACAGGGCAAGACCCTTTCTTGCGGATACTTGAATCGTCCCGATGATACGGCAAAGAGCTTTATAGAATACAGAGGCGAAAGAACATACAAATCTGGGGATCTTGCCTATAGGACCGATAGCGGAGAAATTGTGATCTGCGGGCGAGCCGACGATATGGTAAAGTTAAACGGACAACGAATCGAACTCCAAGAAATAGAACAATCCATCCTAAAAATTGAAGCCATTAAACAAACTTCTGTTATTTTAAAGACCAACGAAAAAGAGAATTTCCTAGTCGCGTTCATTGTTGCAGACACAGACATATCTACAAAGGCTATCAAGGAAGAACTATCAAGGATTCTTCCACCTTATATGATTCCTTCGGTTTTTGTAACGCTTGACAAGATGCCCTTAAATAAACACGGGAAAATTGACAAGCAAAGCCTAAAAACAATGGATATTTCGTTTAAGCATTTAAACGAGGATTCTTCAGAAATTGGCATCGAAAACATCTTATGTTCAGCGGTCAAAAAAGTTCTTGATCTAAAAAGAGACCCTTCCAAAGAAGATAATTTCTTTGAGCTAGGCGGATCCTCTATATCAGCCGTTGAGCTAATCATCGAGATAGAAAAGCATCATTTAACGCTGACGGTTTCAGATATCTACTACGGAAAGACAATCGATCGAATTGCAAAAAAAATACAATCAAACAAGAACACAGATGACAATGAAAAATATGAAGAACAATGCCGAAAAAAAACATTCGACATAAAGGCAGAGCAAGAATTTTTCCTATCTGAAGAAGAACAAAAATCCGGCAGTAATTACGTTTACAACTTTTCGTACGTTGTCACACTCGGAAATCAATACGATGAAAAAAAACTATGCGAAGCCGTTGACAAGACACTTCAAAAACATCCGATGATGATGTCTGTTTTTTCGAAAGATGAAACGGGAAAATATTCCGTCTCATACCGCCCTGAATTGATAAAAAAAACAGAATTGTGGCACACCTCCGAAAAAGAATTCAACAAGTTTAAAGAAAAGCCGGAGCGTCCATTCAATTTATTCGGAGAACATCTGTATAGAACCAAAGTCATTGTAACAGAGAAAAACAAGTACCTCTTTGTGGAAGTCCATCATTCTCTAGGAGACTATTACTCGTGTTTTATATTCGCCGTACAGACCTTCAACGAATATTACCAAGAAAAATCAGGAGATGACTTTTATTATTCGTACTTACAAGACCTAGAAAACACCAAGAAGTCCACTAAATATGCTGAGGCAAAAAGATATTACGAATCCCTAAAGGGCGATTTCAAATGGTGTTGCGTACTTGAATATGACCATACAAAATCTTTCGGAAAAAGTGCTTATTTGGATTACGATTTAGGAATTACCCTAGATCAAATGAACCAAGCCGAAAAAAGACGTTCTACATCTAGAAATGAACTTTCTATCGCGGCGGCAATACTTGCCCTTTCCGAGATGACAGGAAAAAAGAAAATCTGCTACACCTGGACTTACGACAACCGGAAAGAAGGCAAATACCTAGAAACAATCGGCAGTTTCGAAGAAAATCTACCCATCTTTATCGATCTTGAAAAAACGGATTCTCCCTCAAAAGTTCTTTCCGAGATTTCAGAACAAATCCTAAAGGGCATTTTCTATTCGGAATGCCTAGGGGATATTTTCTACAATGACGAACTGGACACATACACCTTGGAAATCATCTATCAAAAACAAGTCCATGAAAACACCATGCTGAACCTGATTCCGCCGGAAGTTCAAATCGAAGAAGTGGGTTTGAACCGCAATGCGGCAATGCCTTTCGAAATAGAGGTCCGCGAAAATCCTTCGAGCCTATCCCTGTTTATTGAGTATGCGGAAAATCTATACACTCCAAAACAGGCGTTACAGTATGCGGAACTGTTAAAAAAGAATTTGAACCTTTTGATGAGTACCTAA
- a CDS encoding DUF1302 family protein produces MKRFTALSLALAVTICAQETVFLGSLTSQAGVGLPNAHHNKGDFLLGQTIFDGTIKSYLDEAMVYVNGQIVHDALGAQSTNGSSAFVADDGTFALKLREAYIDWKGEMLALRVGRQVVSWGKADDIQITDVLNPRDETNVVAADYNESKLGVDAVRLSLLTDKTQVDAYWIPFFTPSILPLAKGNPLHSRIFPEEVDGIGINYPEKNDDFELPEKRLSKSELALRASTYTSVADLSLYGFYGWDDLPLIRYNPNIIFGDGEDMPATSYTIDVTGEYKRMYMIGADAAIPAGDFVFRLEGAYFPKRHFQTDVNSQLFKYSEDSRPASKRKNQVLGLAGLDWTPSGGWTITAQYVADGVIDHDSDLERNEFEHQATLSIEKSILNETLTIMASGALDLWDFSTASELELDYKLTDAITLSLIGDLYLEGPDGKEGLYGEYRDYSSVTFKGKMSF; encoded by the coding sequence ATGAAACGATTTACCGCACTCAGCTTAGCCCTTGCTGTAACCATTTGTGCCCAAGAAACAGTCTTCTTGGGTAGCCTAACCTCGCAGGCCGGGGTAGGACTTCCGAACGCTCACCACAACAAGGGCGACTTTCTACTCGGCCAGACGATCTTTGACGGCACAATCAAATCGTACCTGGACGAAGCAATGGTTTACGTGAACGGCCAAATTGTCCACGACGCCTTAGGCGCTCAATCGACAAACGGCTCATCGGCATTTGTGGCCGATGACGGCACTTTCGCCTTAAAACTACGCGAAGCATACATCGACTGGAAGGGCGAAATGCTTGCGCTCCGTGTCGGTCGCCAAGTTGTTTCGTGGGGCAAGGCAGACGACATACAAATTACAGACGTCTTGAACCCGCGAGACGAAACGAATGTGGTTGCTGCCGACTACAACGAATCCAAGCTAGGTGTAGACGCCGTGCGCCTTTCCTTACTGACAGACAAGACGCAGGTGGACGCCTACTGGATCCCATTCTTTACGCCGAGCATTCTGCCACTTGCCAAGGGAAATCCACTGCATTCACGCATATTCCCGGAGGAAGTGGATGGCATCGGGATCAATTATCCTGAAAAAAACGACGACTTCGAACTCCCCGAAAAAAGGCTTTCGAAGAGCGAACTCGCCCTGCGCGCTAGTACCTACACTTCGGTCGCAGATTTGTCGCTGTACGGATTCTATGGTTGGGATGACCTCCCGTTAATCCGATACAACCCCAATATTATTTTTGGCGATGGCGAAGATATGCCTGCCACCAGCTACACAATCGATGTGACAGGTGAATACAAGCGCATGTATATGATCGGTGCCGACGCAGCGATTCCTGCCGGCGATTTCGTATTCCGTCTTGAAGGCGCCTATTTCCCCAAACGACATTTTCAAACAGATGTCAACAGCCAACTCTTCAAGTATTCGGAAGACTCGCGCCCCGCAAGCAAGAGAAAGAATCAAGTCTTGGGCCTTGCCGGGCTAGACTGGACACCTAGCGGAGGTTGGACGATTACAGCACAATATGTTGCAGACGGCGTAATCGATCACGATAGCGACCTTGAACGAAACGAGTTCGAGCACCAGGCAACCTTGAGTATTGAAAAATCGATCCTGAACGAAACGCTCACCATTATGGCCTCGGGCGCTTTGGATCTATGGGATTTTTCTACGGCAAGCGAACTGGAACTGGACTACAAGCTAACCGACGCGATTACGCTTAGCCTGATTGGAGACCTGTACTTGGAAGGCCCCGACGGCAAGGAGGGACTATACGGCGAATACCGCGATTATAGCAGCGTCACTTTCAAAGGAAAAATGTCATTCTAA
- a CDS encoding STAS domain-containing protein — MELRTVLNDAEMTIALSGELNTLTSPKLAEEIAAHIEKVNSLIMDFKECDYVSSAGIRVLLSTFKVLKKKQGNMQLLNIGENFREVLDATGLDAVFGLI, encoded by the coding sequence ATGGAACTTAGAACTGTTTTGAACGATGCTGAAATGACAATTGCTCTTTCTGGCGAGCTGAACACCCTCACCTCGCCCAAACTCGCAGAAGAAATTGCAGCACACATCGAAAAGGTAAACTCGCTAATCATGGATTTCAAAGAATGCGATTATGTATCCTCGGCAGGGATCCGAGTATTACTTTCAACATTCAAGGTCTTAAAAAAGAAACAGGGAAACATGCAACTTCTCAATATCGGCGAAAACTTCAGGGAAGTCCTGGACGCAACCGGACTCGACGCCGTTTTCGGTTTAATTTAA